The Deinococcus yavapaiensis KR-236 genomic sequence CGCTCGGCGGTCAGGATCACGGCGGTTCGTGCGTCGGGGCGGCGCTGCACAACGACGGAGCGCTCGCGTTCCGAATCGGGCCGGACGTGTCGTTCGTCGGGTACGGCAACGCGAGCCTCGCGTACCAAGCCGACGGGCGCCTGCTCGTCGCTTGCCAGCCCGTCAACGTGGCGGCTTCGCAAGGGCCGCTGGTATCGCGCGTGAATGTCGACGGAACGCTGGATACCGCGTTCGGCACGAACGGCTCGCGCACGGTGGGAGACGCGGGCGGTGTCCTCGTGCAGCCCGGCGGCAAGATCGTCGTGGGATGGCAGACGATCACGCGCTTGAATCCGTGACGCGCTGACCGCGCCACGAATTCAAGCCCTGCCTTTCACGGATCGCGGATGGGTCTCGAGGCGCTCCTCGTGTCGAAGAGCGCCGAGGCCTGACGTTGCTCGAGGGCCGCGAAGTACGCCAGGTACGCGTCGGCGACGACGTCCGGCTCGAATTGCCGCAGATGAGCTTGCAGCGCGGCTTCCTCTTGAGGCGTTCGCGGCGGGTCGTTCAGCGCGCCCAGGAGTTGCGCGCCGAACGCGTCCGCGTCCCCGACGGGCGCCAAGCGTCCGAAGACGCCGCCTTGCAGAATTTCGTTCGGGCCGCTGCAGCAGTCGGTGGACACCACGCGGCAACCGCACGACAAGGCTTCCACGAGCACGTTTCCGAAGCCTTCCCAGCGAGACGGAAAGGCGAACACGCGCGCCGCGCGCAAGTACGCTTGCGGGCGCTTCGTGAACGGCACGATCTGCACGCGGTCGCCGAGGTTCGAGGCGTCGATGTGCGCTTGCAGCCGTTCTCGCTGCGAACCCGATCCGACGATCAGCAGACGCGCGTTCGTCGCGGGCGCGATGCGGGCGAAGGCCGAGATCAGCGTGAAGTGGTCTTTTTGCGCTTCCAAGCGACCCATGGACACCACCAGGGGACGCGTGTCGTCCACGAGCCAGGGATGCTCGGGCTCCACGGGCGGAGTCGCGTCCGGAGTGATGCGCGCGGGATTGTAGACGACTTTGATGTCGCCGGGTTGAAGGTCGCACGTCTCGACGAGGATGTCCGCGACGCCCTTGGAGATGGCGATGACTCCATCGGCGAATTTGTACGTGACCTTCGCGATTTCGTACGCGACTTTGATGAGCTTGGGCTCGACCGCGTAATTCTCGCTGAGGTTGTTCGCCTCACGCACGACGAGGACGGCGGGCGACCGCGCGAGCCAACGAGCGGCGATGGCGTACACGTTGACGTGCACGAGCGTGCTCAGCAGGTAGTCGGGACGGTGGCGGCGCAAGAAGCGCACGAGGGGCAGGAGCGCCGTCGCGGTGCGCTTGGTGCCGAGCGTTTCGACGCGAACGTTCGCGTCGACGAGGTTGAAGTACACGCCTTTGTCCTCGGCGAGCACGATCGTGACGTCGTGCCCTCGACGCGCGAAGGTGTTGGCGAGGACGATCATCATCTTCTCGGCGCCGCCGCCTGCGAGGTCGTGCAAGAACAGCAGGATGCGCTTGGGGCTCTGCGGGGTACGCGTCATGGTGGCCGTTTCATTCATGAGCGACCTCAGTCCGAACTCCGAGCGGAGCGAAGGCGAGCTGGCACGCGCCGCAAAGCGCCGCGCAGCATGTGTTGCAACTCGTTGGGCGGCCCGAACAGGACGAGCGCGCCCAGGACGAGGCCGCCGACGGCTCCTTCGAGCGCGAACAACGCGAACGGTGGAACGCCCGAAGCGCGCGATACGGCCGCGACCATCCACAAGACCGCGCCCATGAGAAGCCCGCTCGCGCCACCCCACGCGTAAGAACCGATGATGTGCCGCGTGCCGTCGCCGAGGATGCGGCGCGCGACCCACTCGAACGCGAGCGACCGCACCACCGAGGCCGCAACGAGCACCCACGCGAACGAGAGGACGTCGCCGCCGAGCGCGAACACGAGGGCGAACGCGCCGAGCAAGATCACGAAGTACACGGCTTGAATGAGCATCCGGGCGCGCAGGCGCGCCGTCGCTTCGGCGAGCACGGCGGACAGACCGCTCAGGACGGCGAAGGGCATGAACAGCGCGAAGGCCTGCACGATGGGCGTGGCGCCGATGAACTGCGCGCCGAGCATCACGAGGACGATTTCTCGGGCGCACACGAAGATGCCGGCGGCGGCGGCGAACATGATGACGGCGAGCGCGCGCAACGCCGAGAGGTACGCGCTTTGCAGGCGCGCCGCGTCCGTCTGGATGGCGCTGAAGGAAGGGGCGAGGACGCGCGTGAGGCTGCGCGCGAAGTTCTGCGAGGGAACCGTGACGGTGTTGAACGCTCGGTTGTACAACCCGACCGCGGACGAGTCGAACCAGCGGCTCGCGAGGAACGTGTCGAGGTTGTTGCTGAGGTAGTCGAGGAAGTTGACGACGGTGATTTTGCTGCTGAAGGAGATGATGCCGTGGAAGTCGTCCCGGCGAATCGTCAAGCGCAGCGAGTGACGCGAGTAAGCGTAGGCGATCGTGGCTTGAATGCCGGCTTGCGCGAGGGCGCTGATCGGCAAGCTCATCGCGCCGTAGCCGAGGGCGGCGGCGCCGAGGCCGATCACGCCGTGACCGACGATGTAGGACGTCAGTTCGGCGATGACGAGCGGGCGGAATTTGAGGTCGCGCCGCAAAAGGCTCGTCGAGACGATGATGGACGCGCTCAGCAGGTAAGTGCAGGCGTAACCTCGCACGACGGCCGTGACCTCGTCATTGTGCGCCAGTTGTCCCGCGAACGGCGCGAGAAGCCAGCCGAGCGCGGTCGCGACCGCGCCGAGCAGCATGGCCATCGTGAAGGCGGCGCGAACGTCTCGCTCGGAAAGGTTGGGCCGTTGAATGAGCGCGAGCCCGATGCCGAGGTCCGTGATGAAGAGGCCGAGGCGTTGCAGCGCCATGGCGGGCGCGACGACGCCGAACGCGTGCGGTGAGAGAAGACGGGCGAGCACGGCCGAGAACACGAGCTGGAGCGCGATGCCGACGAACAACGAGAAGTAGCTCCACTTGATCGCCGTGACGGTCTTGGCTTTGAGGTCGCTCATGACGCGCCCGCACCGCCTTGACCGCGCGCCGTGGCGTACGCGTGTTCGTGCGCGACGCGACGAGAACGGTGAAGCACAACAGGAAGGAATGGAAGATGAGCCGACCTCATGGATGCGCAGCATAGAAGGCGGCGCGTTACCCGAAGGTAAATTGACGGCGCTGGCGCAATTCTAAAGACCTCATAAAGTTCTTTTGCCGCAATCTTAGAGAATAGAAAGATGATAGGACCACTTAATGAAGCTGCTGCATCTTTGTTTTAGAAGACCCTTTCTCATATGATGCGTCCAAGCCTAAAGATCAGCTCATTAAGTATCTTTAAAGTAATTTCAGATGAAGGAAGACGAACCCTTTCTTCAATCCTTTCTTACTTAGTCGGCTCGCGACGTCCCTAGCCCTACCACTTTCCTGCTTTCCTGGAGACTTCATGTCCTTGTTCCCCGCTCGCGCTCGCCTCTTGCCTTCCCTCGGTCTCGCCGTCCTCACCCTCACCCTCGCCGCGTGCGGACAGCAAGGCGTTCCCTCGGCACCGATCGCCAAGACGCCGACTGCCACGATCGACTCCGTCTACGACGGAACGGACCGTTCGTGGGCGCTCGCGGCGCCTGAAGCGCGTGTCGTCGACAAGACCGTGCGTGCGCAGCTCGTGAACGGCAACAGCGACCTCAGCGCCGAACCGTTCGTCACGGCGACGAACGGCTGGGGCCCGGTCGAACGAGACAAGAGCAACGGCGAGTGGGCCGCAGGCGACGGCCGCGTTCTCACGATCGGCGGGCAGACCTTCGCCAAGGGAATCGGGACGCACGCGGGCTCCACGGTCACGTTCAACCTCGGCGCGAAGTGCACCACGTTCACGGGCGGCGTCGGCATCGACGATGAAGTCGGCAGCCTCGGAAGCGCGGTCTTCCAGATTTACGGCAACGGCGTGAAGTTGTACGACAGCGGCGTCGTGCGTGGCACGGACCTCGTGAAGACCTTCAGCGTGAACGTCTCGGGCGTCAACGAGCTCAAACTCGTCGTGACCGACGCGGGCGACGGCGTGAACTACGACCACGCCGACTGGGTGAACACGGTGCTCGGCAACTGCAACGTCACGCCCAGCACGACGATCCAGTACAGCGGTCCCATCGTCATCAAGCAGGGCGGTACGTACACCGGCAACTGGGAAAGCCTCAACCCCGACGTGCCTGCCGTGTCCGTCCAAACCGACCAGCCCGTCACGATCGTGAACTCGAACATCCGTGGCCGCGGCGACCTCATCCGCGGTTGGTGGATGGACCTCACGGTGCGCAACACCAACGGCTACGGCCTCAACCCGAACCGTTACGACTTGCACGCGGGCCGCTTCGTGGCCGCCGAGAACCTCAAGAACCTCGTGCTGGAAAACAACTTGCTCGACAACACGGGCGGCATCTACATCAACGTCTTCAACGGCAGCGCCGCCGCCGGACAAACGGTCAAGATCCTGCGGAACAAGGTGAAGAACATCAACGGCCGCAAGAGCGACGGTGCGAACGGCTACCTCAACACCGGTTACTACCTGCAGTTCGTGCAGATGTCGAAAGTTCGCGACATCGCCAACGCCGAAATCGGGTGGAACGAAGTCATCAACGAGCCGAACAAGAGCTTCCTCGAAGAGAACATCAACCTCTACGCGACGAGCGGCACGGCGGCGAGCCCCATCCGCATCCACGACAACTTCATCAAGGGCGCGTACGCCATCAACCCCTCCACGAACACCCAGTACTCCGGCGGCGGCATCCTTGTCGGCGACGGCAGCATGGACGGCCCGGGTTCGGTCGGCGCGTACGTGGACGTCTACCGTAACCAAGTCGTCAGCACGTCCAACCAGGCGTACGCCATCTCCGGCGGCCACGACCACCGCTTCTTCGAGAACCGCGCCGTCTCCAGCGGCCGTCTGCCCGACGGCTCCATCATCGCGGCGCAAAACGTCGGCGCGTACGTGTGGGACGCCATGAACGGCGCCGGAGTCGGCATCTGGTACAACAACACGCTGCGTGACAACCTCATCGGCTGGACGCGAATCAACAGCGCTGGCACGACTTGGTTCAACAACTACTGGCTGCCTTCGTGCACGACCGCGCTGTGCTACAACAACCAGAACTGGAGCGGCGCCGTCACGCTCGACACCGAAGCGCAAGAGTATCAAGTGTGGCTGAACAAGCTCACGCAAAATGGCGTCGCCGTCGGCCCTCGCTGAGCTTCCCACTCATCTGAACTTTCAATGAAGGCGGGCCCGCACGTTTATCGTGCGGGCCCGCCTTCGACTTTACGCTGCTGTAACGCCGCCTCCCAGATACTGCGGGCGCACTCAGTTCGAGTGATCGCGTCGTGAAGCCCCGAAGCGACGCCGCAGCGATCAGTCGCCACCGCGAACATCGCATGACAAGGAGCGTGAAGGATGTCTCAGCCGTTGGAATTTCAAGCAGCGCCGGACGAAGGCTACCGCCTCGTGACCGCGCTACGCCGCTTCGCCCTCCCGATTCTCGGCGCGACCCTGCTCGCCGGAGCGGGCGGATACCTGCTCGCGAAGCGCAACGCGCCCGTCTACCAGGCGTCCAGCACGATCATGATCGCGTCCGGTGACGGGAACGGCGTGTTGCGCGACACCGTCGTCACGTCGTCGCCCCCGTCGGCCAGCGCCGTCATGCAAGCTTTGCGCAGCCAGCCCGTCGGCGAAGACATCATTCGGCGTCTGCCGGACTCCGGCTTGTCAGACGACCGCGTGCAGTTCCTGCAAAACAGCTTGCGCAACCGCATCAGAAACGGTAACTCCCCGCTCACCGCCGAAGCCGCCAACTCGGGCGATCAAGGCAACGTGATCATCGTGCGCGCTTACGCCAGCACGCCGCTCAACGCGCAAGCCCTGGCCAACACGGGCGTGGCGGCCCTGCTCGCTTGGGACGCCGGTCGCGCCGGACGCCGCTTGGAGCAAGTGCGCGCCAGCATCGAACGCCAACTCGAGGCGCTCAACCGCGCCGACCTTCGCGACAACCTCGTTCCCACTGAAGAAGGCGCCCTCAACAGCGACGCCCGCGCCGACGCCCGCTCTCGCCTGGTCCGAGATCTCGCGCTCATCGACACCCTCAGGACCTCCACCGTCACCAGCCTCGACGTCGTCGCGCCGGCCACCGTACCCAGCACGCCGATCTCGCCGCAACCCGGACGCAACGCGCTCCTCGCCGCGTTGCTCGCGCTCCTCGCCGCGTCCGGAGCGGCCGTCCTGATCGACGCGTTGCGTCGCCGCGTGGACTCGGAGCGTGACGCCGCGCGTTGGGGCCTGCCCGTCTTGGGGCAATTGTCGCGCCTCGATCCGCAGCAGTTGCAAGAAGGCGTCCTTCGCGCCGCCCACGAAGGCGGCTGGGCCCAAAGCTTGGGCTTCACGCGCGTGAATTTGCTCGCGCAACTTGCGCCGCACGCGTCTCGCCGCGTCGTCTTCTCCAGCTTGCGCGGCGGCGAAGGCGCCAGCAGCGTCACGGCCGCCGTCGCCACGGCGTTGGCGGCGGGCGGTCAACGCGTCCTCGTCGTGGACGCCGATCCGCAGGGGCATCGTCAACTCGACGTTTGGGGCGGCTCGAACCGCGGTGTGTGGCGTGACGTCGCGATCGGCCGCGCGGAGGACAACGGTCAAGTCGCGGTGACGCCGCAAAGCGAGGAGACGCGCGTGCTCGCCGTGACGACCCGCGTGGACTTGCTGCTCGCCAACGCTTCGGACGGCTCGAGAATCGCCGACGTGCGCGCCGTGCTCGCCTCGTTGAGCCAAGCGTACGACGTCGTCTTGATCGACGCGCCTCCCGTGCTGCAATCGGCCGACGCGCTCGAACTCGCGCCGCTCACCGAAGGACTCGTGCTCGTCGTGGAAGCCGCCTCCACGACCGACCAGGACGTGGAGCGCGCGTTGCGTCACGTCAAGCTCGTCGGGGGCCGCGTGCTGGGAATCATGCTGAACAAAGTGTCGACGTCGAGCGACATCAGCGTTAAGATTCCGTCACTGAAGCAACGCTCGGCCCTGAAGTCCGCCAAGTCGATGACGCCTTAACGCGAATCTCGACAGCAGAGAAGATGCGGTAGCGCTGCCGGGAGGAAGCAACCGATGCGAAGACACAAGAAAAAACGAATTTTACCCTCAATGATCAAAGGTGTCCTGCTCGTCGCGGCGTTCACGAGCGTCGAGGACGTGGCCGACGCGCAAACGAGCAATCAAACGATCAAGTTCAGCGGTCCCATCACCATCACCAAAGGCGGCACGTACCGCGGCAATTGGCGCAGTCTCAGCCAGCGCGTGCCCGCCGTCACGATCGCCACGAGTCAACCCGTCATCATCGAGTACTCCAACATCGAAGGTCGCGGCACCTTGATCTACAGCGCCTTCAAGCAAGCCGACGTCACCGTCCGCAACTCGCGCGCCGTGGCCTTGTACCCCAATCGGACCATCGGCTGGTACGCGTTCCCCGGACGCTTCATCCACTTCGAGGAGTTCCACAACGCCCGAATCGAGAACAACGAGTTGGTCGGCACCTCCGGCATGTACTTCCGAGGCTTTCTCGGCAACCCCGCCAAAGGCCAGACGATCAAGGTGCTGCGCAACCGAGCGCGCAACATCGACGGACGGTACAGCATCGGCAACGGCCAGTGGTCGAAAGATCAGCACCGCCTCGTGCAATTCGTGCAATTCAACGGCATTCGCGGTCTTCCAAACGCGGAAATCGCCTGGAACGAAATCATCAACGAGCCGGGCAAGAGCCGCGTCGAAGAGAACATCAGCATGTACGTCTCCGGTGGAACCGCCAAGAGCCCGATCCTGATCCACGACAACTACATCCAAGGCGCCTTCGCGGCGCGGCCCGAAACGATGACGTACTCCGGCGGAGGCATGAACCTCGGAGACGGCAGCTCGAAGACCGTCGCGGGCGCCGCCGCGTTCATTCGGGCGTACAACAACCAGATCATCGGAACGACGAACATCGGAATCGCCGTGTCGGCCGGTCACGACATCGAGGTGTACAACAACCGCATCGTTTCCAGCGGCTACTTGCCGAGCGGTCGTACCGCCCACGCGCAAAACGTCGGTATTTACATCTGGGATATGCCGGGTGACACCAAACGCGGCACGTTCTTCAACAACGTCGCGCGCAACAACCTCGTCGGCTACGGCACGCCCCTGCGAGGACGCGGCACGCAAAATCCGTACTGGCTGCCCAATTGCGCCCGCGACGCGCGCGGCGCGAGCCGCTGCGTCGCCAACGCCACGATGAAAGGGCCCATCACGATGACGATGGAACGCCAAGAATTCGACCGTTGGCAAGCCAAGGTAAAAGCGGCGGGTTTACGCGTCGGGCCGAGCGCCGCGCCAAAGCGTTAACGCCGAGAAGGTGATGTACGTGAGCAGAGTTTTCTCTAAAGATTTAACGCTGACGTTGCGCCGTGTTCGTCACACTCGTACCATGAAATCGTTGTTTGCGGCCGTTGTCGTGCTGACTTCGACGCTCTCCCTCTCGCTCGCTGCTCAAGCCGACCAGCAAAAGAACATCACGTACGACAAGCCGATCGTCATCACGAAAGGCGGGACGTACCGAGGCAATTGGCAAAGCCTCGATCCGGACGTCGCGGCGGTCACCGTTCGCACGAGCGAGCCCGTCGTCATCGAGTACAGCAACATCCAAAGTCGCGGCAACCTCATCGACTCGCGGTACGTTCGCGCCAACCTCACGGTGCGGCACACGCGCGGCATCGGCCTCAACCCGGCCCGCCCGCTGAGCGAGAACCGCCATCCCGGCCGCTTCCTGCACCTCGAAGAGTTCGAAAGCGCGCGGATCGAGAACAACTACATGGAGGGCACGTCCGGGATCTACTTTCGCTCGTTCTTGGGGAACGCCAAGCTCGGGCAAACGATCACGGTCGTGCGCAACCAAGTGCGCAACATCGACGGCAGGAAAAGCGTGGGCGCCGACCAGTTCTCGGCCGAGAAGTACTACCTCGTTCAGTTCGTGCAGTTCAACAACATCAGACGCGTCGCGGACGCCGAGATCGCGTGGAACGAGATCATCAACGAGCCCGGCAAGAGCCGCGTGGAGGAAGTCATCAACCTCTTCGGCTCCTCGGGCACGCCCGAAAGCCCCATCCGCATTCACGACAACTACATTCAAGGTGCGTTCGCGGCGCAACCTCAAAACGGCACGTACAGCGGCGGCGGCATCATGCTCGGAGACGGCGGTTCTTCCTCGATGGAAGGCGCGGGCGGGTACGTCATGGCCTACCGCAATCAAGTCGTCGGAACGTCGAACCAAGGCATCGTGGTGGCGGCGGGCAACAACATCAAAGTCTTCGAGAACCGCGTGATCTCCAGCGGCCTGCTGCCCGACGGACGTCCGATCGCTTCTCAGAACGTCGGCATGTACGTGTGGGACGCGTACGGCGATAAGAAGCACAAGACGTTCTTCAACATCGCCGTGTACGACAACGTCATCGGGT encodes the following:
- a CDS encoding glycosyltransferase, with product MNETATMTRTPQSPKRILLFLHDLAGGGAEKMMIVLANTFARRGHDVTIVLAEDKGVYFNLVDANVRVETLGTKRTATALLPLVRFLRRHRPDYLLSTLVHVNVYAIAARWLARSPAVLVVREANNLSENYAVEPKLIKVAYEIAKVTYKFADGVIAISKGVADILVETCDLQPGDIKVVYNPARITPDATPPVEPEHPWLVDDTRPLVVSMGRLEAQKDHFTLISAFARIAPATNARLLIVGSGSQRERLQAHIDASNLGDRVQIVPFTKRPQAYLRAARVFAFPSRWEGFGNVLVEALSCGCRVVSTDCCSGPNEILQGGVFGRLAPVGDADAFGAQLLGALNDPPRTPQEEAALQAHLRQFEPDVVADAYLAYFAALEQRQASALFDTRSASRPIRDP
- a CDS encoding lipopolysaccharide biosynthesis protein, with product MSDLKAKTVTAIKWSYFSLFVGIALQLVFSAVLARLLSPHAFGVVAPAMALQRLGLFITDLGIGLALIQRPNLSERDVRAAFTMAMLLGAVATALGWLLAPFAGQLAHNDEVTAVVRGYACTYLLSASIIVSTSLLRRDLKFRPLVIAELTSYIVGHGVIGLGAAALGYGAMSLPISALAQAGIQATIAYAYSRHSLRLTIRRDDFHGIISFSSKITVVNFLDYLSNNLDTFLASRWFDSSAVGLYNRAFNTVTVPSQNFARSLTRVLAPSFSAIQTDAARLQSAYLSALRALAVIMFAAAAGIFVCAREIVLVMLGAQFIGATPIVQAFALFMPFAVLSGLSAVLAEATARLRARMLIQAVYFVILLGAFALVFALGGDVLSFAWVLVAASVVRSLAFEWVARRILGDGTRHIIGSYAWGGASGLLMGAVLWMVAAVSRASGVPPFALFALEGAVGGLVLGALVLFGPPNELQHMLRGALRRVPARLRSARSSD
- a CDS encoding AAA family ATPase, which produces MSQPLEFQAAPDEGYRLVTALRRFALPILGATLLAGAGGYLLAKRNAPVYQASSTIMIASGDGNGVLRDTVVTSSPPSASAVMQALRSQPVGEDIIRRLPDSGLSDDRVQFLQNSLRNRIRNGNSPLTAEAANSGDQGNVIIVRAYASTPLNAQALANTGVAALLAWDAGRAGRRLEQVRASIERQLEALNRADLRDNLVPTEEGALNSDARADARSRLVRDLALIDTLRTSTVTSLDVVAPATVPSTPISPQPGRNALLAALLALLAASGAAVLIDALRRRVDSERDAARWGLPVLGQLSRLDPQQLQEGVLRAAHEGGWAQSLGFTRVNLLAQLAPHASRRVVFSSLRGGEGASSVTAAVATALAAGGQRVLVVDADPQGHRQLDVWGGSNRGVWRDVAIGRAEDNGQVAVTPQSEETRVLAVTTRVDLLLANASDGSRIADVRAVLASLSQAYDVVLIDAPPVLQSADALELAPLTEGLVLVVEAASTTDQDVERALRHVKLVGGRVLGIMLNKVSTSSDISVKIPSLKQRSALKSAKSMTP
- a CDS encoding NPCBM/NEW2 domain-containing protein — protein: MSLFPARARLLPSLGLAVLTLTLAACGQQGVPSAPIAKTPTATIDSVYDGTDRSWALAAPEARVVDKTVRAQLVNGNSDLSAEPFVTATNGWGPVERDKSNGEWAAGDGRVLTIGGQTFAKGIGTHAGSTVTFNLGAKCTTFTGGVGIDDEVGSLGSAVFQIYGNGVKLYDSGVVRGTDLVKTFSVNVSGVNELKLVVTDAGDGVNYDHADWVNTVLGNCNVTPSTTIQYSGPIVIKQGGTYTGNWESLNPDVPAVSVQTDQPVTIVNSNIRGRGDLIRGWWMDLTVRNTNGYGLNPNRYDLHAGRFVAAENLKNLVLENNLLDNTGGIYINVFNGSAAAGQTVKILRNKVKNINGRKSDGANGYLNTGYYLQFVQMSKVRDIANAEIGWNEVINEPNKSFLEENINLYATSGTAASPIRIHDNFIKGAYAINPSTNTQYSGGGILVGDGSMDGPGSVGAYVDVYRNQVVSTSNQAYAISGGHDHRFFENRAVSSGRLPDGSIIAAQNVGAYVWDAMNGAGVGIWYNNTLRDNLIGWTRINSAGTTWFNNYWLPSCTTALCYNNQNWSGAVTLDTEAQEYQVWLNKLTQNGVAVGPR